A DNA window from Luteolibacter luteus contains the following coding sequences:
- a CDS encoding RNA polymerase sigma factor, translating to MTHEDINSSPRFCTTRWTIMGGAGDDSGRDEAWNHFTRNYWYPVYAFIRRRGDSPEDAADLTQAFFAKLIEQDWLSKVEQRDTRFSTLLITILKNFLANRHRHETAGKRGGGETPVPLDSVEAERWFGKEPATQDTPESLFEKKWAHAVMQAALERLEEECETTGRAKLFQALSPFLSREAGAGEYETAASALGIHARSVAVAVHRLRGDFREMVRAEVAAGLPDRRMVDEELRALAAALGA from the coding sequence ATGACCCATGAGGATATCAACTCTTCCCCGCGTTTCTGCACGACACGCTGGACCATCATGGGAGGAGCCGGGGACGATAGCGGCCGGGACGAGGCATGGAACCACTTCACCCGGAACTACTGGTACCCGGTATACGCCTTCATCCGGCGGCGCGGGGACTCCCCGGAAGACGCCGCGGACCTCACCCAAGCTTTTTTTGCCAAGCTCATCGAGCAGGATTGGCTCTCCAAGGTCGAGCAGCGGGATACCCGCTTCAGCACCCTGCTTATCACCATCCTGAAGAACTTCCTCGCAAACCGGCACCGTCATGAGACCGCAGGCAAGCGGGGCGGTGGCGAGACTCCAGTCCCGCTCGATTCAGTGGAGGCGGAACGCTGGTTTGGCAAGGAACCCGCCACCCAAGACACCCCGGAGTCCCTCTTCGAGAAGAAATGGGCCCACGCGGTGATGCAGGCCGCCTTGGAACGGCTGGAGGAAGAATGCGAGACCACCGGCCGGGCCAAGCTCTTCCAAGCCCTCAGTCCCTTCCTGTCCCGCGAGGCCGGTGCCGGCGAGTACGAGACCGCAGCGAGCGCACTGGGCATCCACGCCCGGAGCGTGGCGGTGGCAGTGCACCGCCTGCGCGGCGATTTCCGGGAAATGGTGCGGGCAGAGGTGGCAGCCGGTCTTCCAGATCGGCGGATGGTGGATGAAGAGTTGCGCGCACTCGCGGCGGCGCTCGGTGCCTGA
- a CDS encoding saccharopine dehydrogenase family protein — translation MNKVLLIGAGGVGSVVAHKCAMVPEVFGEITLASRTKSKCDAIAAEVKKRTGRDIATAQVDADNPVQTAELIRKTGASLVINVALPYQDLTIMEACLAAGVDYLDTANYEPKDVAKFEYSWQWALQDQWLAAGRSALLGSGFDPGVTNVFTAWALKHHFDEIHTLDIIDVNGGNHGKAFATNFNPEINIREVTAECRHWEDGQFVETAPMSKHQAFTCPDGVGTYEIYRMYHEELESLVKHIPTIKRAQFWMSFSPNYLKHLEVLQNVGMTRIDPVVYNGVEIIPLQFLKAVLPDPGELGQTTKGKTCIGNVITGIKDGKQKAIYIYNICDHEACFAEVGSQAISYTTGVPAMIGAKQMLEGKWRKPGVWNMEQYDPDSFMADLNVHGLPWQYIELTPEQAAGFQVA, via the coding sequence ATGAACAAGGTCCTTCTCATCGGCGCCGGAGGCGTCGGCAGCGTCGTCGCCCACAAATGCGCCATGGTTCCCGAGGTTTTCGGTGAAATCACCCTCGCATCCCGCACGAAATCAAAGTGTGACGCGATCGCTGCAGAAGTGAAGAAGCGCACCGGCCGGGACATCGCCACTGCCCAGGTGGACGCCGACAATCCGGTTCAAACCGCCGAGCTGATCCGCAAGACCGGCGCTTCTCTGGTGATCAATGTGGCCCTCCCCTATCAGGACCTGACCATCATGGAGGCCTGCCTTGCAGCGGGGGTCGACTACCTCGACACCGCAAATTACGAGCCGAAGGACGTCGCGAAGTTCGAATACTCCTGGCAGTGGGCACTCCAGGACCAGTGGCTCGCTGCAGGCCGTTCCGCCCTGCTCGGCTCCGGCTTCGACCCGGGCGTGACCAATGTTTTCACCGCATGGGCGCTCAAGCACCACTTCGACGAGATCCACACCCTGGACATCATCGACGTGAACGGGGGCAACCACGGCAAGGCCTTCGCCACCAACTTCAACCCGGAAATCAACATCCGCGAGGTGACCGCCGAATGCCGCCACTGGGAAGATGGCCAATTCGTCGAAACCGCGCCGATGTCGAAGCACCAGGCCTTCACCTGCCCGGATGGCGTCGGCACCTATGAAATCTACCGGATGTATCACGAGGAGCTGGAATCGCTCGTGAAGCACATCCCGACGATCAAGCGCGCCCAGTTCTGGATGAGCTTCTCGCCGAACTACCTGAAGCATCTTGAAGTGCTGCAAAACGTCGGCATGACCCGCATCGACCCCGTGGTCTACAACGGCGTGGAAATCATCCCGCTCCAGTTCCTGAAGGCCGTCCTGCCAGACCCCGGCGAGCTCGGCCAAACGACCAAGGGCAAGACCTGCATCGGCAATGTCATCACCGGCATCAAGGACGGGAAGCAGAAGGCGATCTACATTTACAATATCTGCGACCACGAGGCCTGCTTCGCCGAAGTCGGCAGCCAGGCCATCTCCTACACCACCGGCGTGCCCGCCATGATCGGCGCCAAGCAGATGCTGGAAGGAAAATGGCGCAAGCCGGGCGTCTGGAACATGGAGCAATACGATCCGGACTCCTTCATGGCCGACCTGAACGTCCACGGCCTCCCTTGGCAATATATCGAGCTCACGCCCGAACAGGCTGCCGGCTTCCAAGTTGCCTGA
- a CDS encoding type II toxin-antitoxin system HicA family toxin, which produces MKLPRDIDGAALIRALKPLGYEITRQKGSHVRVTTSQNGEHHETIPLHQPLKTGTLARNPEEPRVASSGFSDGADPNVGHLSHREILA; this is translated from the coding sequence ATGAAATTACCCCGGGATATCGACGGAGCTGCGTTGATCCGTGCTCTCAAGCCCCTTGGCTACGAGATCACGCGCCAGAAAGGCTCCCATGTGCGAGTGACGACTTCGCAAAACGGGGAACATCACGAAACGATCCCGCTGCATCAACCGCTGAAAACCGGAACTTTGGCCCGGAATCCTGAAGAGCCTCGCGTCGCATCATCAGGTTTCAGTGACGGAGCTGATCCGAATGTTGGACATCTGAGTCACCGGGAAATCCTTGCCTAG
- a CDS encoding type II toxin-antitoxin system HicB family antitoxin: MQEIIFEIAEDPIEGGYSASALGYGIHTQAETIDELKSALREAVACHFDDQAVAPKMIRLHFVRDEVIPA, from the coding sequence GTGCAAGAGATCATTTTTGAGATCGCCGAGGATCCAATCGAAGGCGGCTACAGCGCCTCCGCGCTAGGTTACGGCATTCACACCCAAGCAGAAACGATCGACGAACTAAAATCCGCACTTCGTGAGGCAGTCGCTTGCCACTTTGACGACCAAGCGGTCGCGCCCAAGATGATCCGCCTGCACTTCGTCCGGGACGAAGTGATCCCGGCATGA
- the gspG gene encoding type II secretion system major pseudopilin GspG has translation MKYQRSIRKRLAAGFTLLEMVIVLGIIAVLLGGSIALIGGVGDGAKLQRVSADFNAIGSSLKTYKINAGTYPTTSQGLDALVTKPTSTPVPKRWTQVLKKLPQDPWMQNYTYKFPGTKDPSEFEIFSNGKDGIQGTDDDLSSQDE, from the coding sequence ATGAAATACCAACGCTCCATCCGCAAGCGCCTCGCCGCAGGTTTCACCCTGCTTGAAATGGTTATCGTCCTTGGAATCATCGCCGTGCTTCTCGGCGGCTCGATCGCCCTGATCGGCGGTGTGGGTGACGGTGCCAAGCTGCAGCGCGTTTCCGCTGACTTCAATGCGATCGGCTCGTCGCTAAAGACTTACAAGATCAACGCGGGCACCTACCCGACCACTTCCCAAGGTCTCGACGCCTTGGTGACCAAGCCGACCAGCACCCCGGTGCCGAAGCGCTGGACGCAGGTGCTCAAGAAGCTGCCGCAGGATCCGTGGATGCAGAACTACACCTACAAGTTCCCCGGTACCAAGGATCCGAGCGAATTCGAAATCTTCAGCAACGGCAAAGATGGCATCCAAGGCACGGATGATGACCTCAGCAGCCAGGACGAGTAA
- a CDS encoding pilus assembly FimT family protein, producing the protein MASKARMMTSAARTSNRHAGSGFTLLEMVIVLLVIALLGGSAVGLMLISDDERALNRASVEVEVLAKRARTVAALQQRPYALEFTNNTVSLMPLAEASLEPGDREKALAAQQEAAEANPDMVVKGFAPVHAGWELDPDMRIFVRRWATEEWISVSGELRQVWRFDPEGFCEPVGVRIERGKSWKENEFHPLTGGIRDSTMEAY; encoded by the coding sequence ATGGCATCCAAGGCACGGATGATGACCTCAGCAGCCAGGACGAGTAATCGCCATGCGGGGAGCGGCTTCACGCTCCTCGAAATGGTGATCGTCCTCCTCGTTATCGCCCTGTTGGGCGGCAGCGCGGTCGGCCTGATGCTCATCTCCGACGACGAGCGGGCTCTCAATCGTGCCTCCGTGGAAGTGGAGGTTCTCGCCAAGCGAGCCCGCACCGTCGCCGCCCTGCAGCAACGTCCTTACGCCCTCGAGTTCACCAATAACACCGTGAGCTTGATGCCCCTCGCCGAAGCCTCGCTCGAACCCGGTGACCGGGAAAAGGCGTTGGCCGCCCAGCAGGAGGCGGCGGAAGCAAACCCCGATATGGTGGTCAAGGGCTTCGCCCCGGTTCATGCCGGGTGGGAGCTGGACCCGGACATGCGGATCTTCGTCCGCCGCTGGGCCACCGAGGAGTGGATTTCCGTGAGCGGAGAACTCCGCCAGGTCTGGCGCTTTGATCCGGAAGGCTTTTGCGAACCGGTCGGCGTGCGGATCGAGCGGGGTAAAAGCTGGAAAGAAAACGAATTCCATCCCCTGACCGGCGGCATCCGGGATTCGACGATGGAGGCTTACTGA
- a CDS encoding prepilin-type N-terminal cleavage/methylation domain-containing protein, with protein MRLNPNSGRKQRQRRSGFLLLEVLLALGVFGIAATGFAVALHRTADLASLSQREVKITRLLESALAEAMSYPVLEEGTTSVSIPEMSEYEMRVDTTIELLPEIENEDGQLLQEMYRVEVKALWFENAVMQEQSAETWRYSRLYQP; from the coding sequence ATGCGACTCAACCCGAACAGCGGCCGCAAGCAGCGGCAAAGGCGATCAGGCTTCCTCCTGCTGGAAGTGCTGCTCGCCCTCGGCGTGTTCGGGATTGCCGCTACCGGCTTCGCCGTGGCGCTGCACCGAACGGCGGATCTGGCCTCGCTATCCCAGCGGGAAGTGAAGATCACCCGCCTGCTGGAAAGCGCCCTCGCCGAGGCAATGTCCTACCCGGTGCTGGAGGAGGGGACGACCTCCGTCTCCATCCCGGAGATGTCCGAGTATGAAATGCGGGTCGATACGACCATCGAGCTGCTGCCGGAGATCGAGAACGAAGACGGGCAGCTCCTTCAGGAGATGTACCGCGTGGAGGTAAAGGCCCTCTGGTTCGAAAATGCCGTGATGCAGGAGCAGAGCGCGGAAACCTGGCGCTACTCGCGCCTTTATCAGCCATGA
- a CDS encoding prepilin-type N-terminal cleavage/methylation domain-containing protein — MRLVRHVPSRRRGFTLLELVLALLVMAILTGMIFKTASGSMELSNTVVKRQNEESVQSAFFELLGRRLSALPGNTRMELASTDAGSHYLSDLTLQNVPLGFSWGGAEKIPKAIKLSTVQRRDGYLDIVLRYYEEEILEDSDNQNTNEDLEPFAEVVLLEDVRTFEWRVLDGRTMEWNYDWDLVGRLPLQMELTIAMGAEGEFMRQIFWITPKQDPEVMMRQLQQQAATGQGGGGGGGGGGGGGGGGGGGGGGGGGGEGPIIRNPR; from the coding sequence ATGAGACTTGTCCGTCATGTCCCGTCCCGGCGCCGCGGCTTCACTTTGCTGGAGCTGGTGCTCGCGTTGCTGGTTATGGCGATCCTGACCGGGATGATTTTCAAGACCGCCTCGGGCAGCATGGAGCTGAGCAATACCGTGGTGAAGCGCCAGAACGAGGAAAGCGTCCAGTCCGCGTTCTTCGAGCTGCTCGGGCGCCGCTTGAGCGCCCTGCCGGGGAATACCCGCATGGAACTCGCTTCGACCGATGCGGGCAGCCACTACCTTTCCGATTTAACCCTTCAGAATGTCCCCCTTGGCTTCAGCTGGGGCGGTGCGGAGAAGATCCCGAAGGCGATCAAGCTTTCCACGGTCCAGCGCCGCGATGGCTATCTGGACATCGTGCTGCGCTACTACGAGGAGGAGATCCTCGAGGACAGCGACAATCAGAACACCAACGAGGATCTCGAGCCCTTCGCCGAGGTTGTCTTGCTGGAAGACGTGCGCACCTTCGAGTGGCGCGTGCTGGATGGCCGGACCATGGAGTGGAACTACGACTGGGATCTGGTCGGTCGCCTGCCACTCCAGATGGAACTCACCATCGCCATGGGGGCTGAAGGCGAGTTCATGCGCCAGATTTTCTGGATCACCCCGAAGCAGGACCCGGAGGTCATGATGCGCCAGCTCCAGCAGCAGGCGGCGACCGGTCAGGGTGGCGGTGGCGGTGGCGGTGGCGGTGGCGGTGGCGGTGGCGGCGGCGGCGGCGGCGGCGGCGGCGGCGGCGGCGGCGAGGGGCCCATAATCAGAAATCCCAGGTGA
- a CDS encoding general secretion pathway protein GspK — translation MKFKSTRSRNRGSALIAVLFLIAILAMASITAIRVVSFDVDLAGAQVHGFRARQLAEMGIAIAANPVVKRSDPLLRHLSEEDGEGFEARIISEGEKFNINAIILRQDEQLMKSMFMDWGLDLDQAQELSDALIDWVDGNDEVGLNGAESEWYTAQGHLNQPFNRPFYDLEEMRMVRGMDLVEALKPDWRNWFTIWSSGALDLNEAPAELIAAAAEITVEEANVIPETVRGADGIRDTDDDKPFQDVNTALALMGVDTTLSPQVAQRFTVNDTTTRLESIGSVAGAKRKITVIVRNRTGRPAVLERTEEVIP, via the coding sequence GTGAAGTTCAAATCCACCAGATCAAGAAACCGAGGCTCCGCGCTTATCGCGGTGCTTTTCCTGATTGCGATCCTCGCGATGGCCTCCATCACGGCTATCCGGGTGGTGTCCTTTGACGTCGATCTGGCGGGAGCCCAAGTCCACGGCTTCCGTGCCCGGCAGCTTGCGGAGATGGGTATCGCCATCGCGGCGAATCCCGTGGTGAAGCGCTCGGATCCCTTGCTTCGCCACCTTTCGGAAGAAGATGGCGAAGGCTTCGAGGCCCGCATCATTTCCGAAGGCGAGAAGTTCAATATCAACGCCATCATCCTTCGCCAGGATGAGCAGCTTATGAAGTCCATGTTCATGGACTGGGGGCTGGATCTGGATCAGGCTCAAGAGCTTTCCGATGCCTTGATCGACTGGGTCGACGGCAATGACGAGGTGGGGCTCAACGGTGCGGAGTCGGAATGGTACACCGCTCAGGGACACCTCAACCAACCTTTCAACCGTCCCTTCTATGACCTGGAGGAGATGCGGATGGTGCGCGGGATGGATCTCGTGGAGGCGCTCAAGCCGGACTGGCGGAACTGGTTCACCATTTGGAGCTCCGGTGCTCTGGATCTGAACGAAGCGCCCGCCGAACTGATTGCCGCTGCCGCGGAGATCACCGTCGAGGAAGCCAACGTGATCCCGGAGACCGTACGCGGGGCCGATGGCATCCGCGATACGGATGACGACAAGCCCTTTCAGGATGTGAATACCGCGCTTGCACTTATGGGCGTGGATACCACCCTCAGCCCGCAAGTCGCGCAACGATTCACAGTCAATGACACGACCACCCGTCTCGAGAGCATCGGGTCGGTGGCCGGAGCGAAACGAAAAATCACGGTGATCGTGCGCAACCGCACGGGCCGACCGGCGGTTTTGGAACGAACCGAGGAAGTAATCCCTTGA
- a CDS encoding secretin N-terminal domain-containing protein — MLSKTPFLLAGLILSGLAVAQNPAVPPPPQPGGQIQPAAAAAGQLVAPDPNAVNQKGYAEPKINGERLAELYTEITGRRVTLSNAAIAAEFRFVQQGPITYGEAAELLRKAALLEGFVFIASGKNHDTLVFSQNPPVVQSQPLITITDPADLPEEDVVVTYVMPLKYIKPQEVTRTFQEVVKSFGSYGSISAVPNASSVVITENSALIRRLIELQSTIDVPSQQVATRFIKVQYADVQELSETLNEILNTQQQQQRSAGLQRVQGTPAPAAPVVPGVPANPVANAADGGGSAGEDVPIQIVPNTRTNEIFAMGRPIDIVFVESLVRGFDSPTDQKNFLRRKLKFLAVADFLPVANDALQRAFGGTGGAAGGGAAGGGGGVGGRSTGANAGGGSRTTGSSRSGRSGTSASNGSSFGGGGSSGSSFGGGSSGGGGASGGGTLGEPDVNSAPESLLVGRTLLVADNITNSIVVQGPPASLEIVTKLLDEIDVKAEQVMISCVFGQLSLGDDLSYGIDYLRTLDIRGDNAIGGRGGSGDLPDLPLDGTDFDPGSLAAGTGLGIYGKIGEHMNLYLKALQATDRFNVISRPTVFMANNQKGTISSGQRIAVPTNSFNSGTTGQSTNIEYRDVVLTLEVIPLVNSQDEVTLQIYLLNDEVLGNQVIEGVGTVPTIATRELVTTVTVPNNETIVLGGLITTRDRKERSGIPILSQIPWLGGFFSTTTDNDEREELLIFIQPKIINDGNSLYDAQVEIDQRYKIDDENREFIDGPGVLPAKESRETIVETKKGGSADMIPESEGGARRASSRPKGFFKNR; from the coding sequence ATGTTGTCAAAAACGCCTTTCCTGCTTGCCGGGCTGATTCTTTCGGGCCTCGCAGTCGCGCAAAACCCCGCCGTTCCACCCCCACCTCAACCCGGGGGACAGATCCAGCCCGCAGCCGCTGCTGCAGGGCAGCTCGTCGCTCCTGATCCGAATGCGGTGAACCAGAAGGGTTACGCCGAGCCGAAGATCAATGGCGAGCGTCTCGCCGAGCTGTATACCGAGATCACCGGCCGCCGCGTCACCCTGAGCAATGCCGCCATCGCAGCGGAGTTCCGCTTCGTCCAGCAAGGACCGATTACCTATGGGGAGGCTGCAGAGCTTCTGAGGAAGGCGGCCCTTCTGGAAGGCTTCGTGTTCATCGCTTCCGGCAAGAATCACGATACCCTGGTATTTTCCCAGAATCCTCCGGTGGTACAGAGCCAGCCCCTGATTACCATCACCGATCCGGCTGATCTTCCCGAGGAAGACGTGGTGGTCACCTATGTGATGCCGCTGAAGTACATCAAGCCTCAGGAGGTCACCCGTACCTTCCAGGAAGTGGTGAAGAGCTTTGGAAGCTACGGTTCCATTTCCGCGGTTCCCAATGCTTCTTCCGTGGTCATCACGGAGAACTCGGCATTGATCCGCCGCCTGATTGAGTTGCAGTCGACGATCGACGTGCCTTCGCAGCAGGTCGCGACCCGCTTCATCAAGGTCCAGTATGCGGACGTTCAGGAGCTTTCCGAAACCCTGAATGAGATCCTGAATACCCAGCAGCAGCAGCAGCGTTCCGCGGGCTTGCAGCGGGTTCAAGGAACTCCTGCTCCAGCGGCTCCGGTAGTGCCCGGTGTGCCAGCCAATCCCGTGGCGAATGCTGCGGACGGAGGTGGTAGTGCCGGTGAGGATGTGCCGATCCAGATCGTGCCCAACACCCGCACGAACGAGATTTTCGCGATGGGCCGACCCATTGACATCGTCTTCGTGGAGAGCCTGGTGCGGGGCTTCGACTCCCCGACCGATCAGAAGAATTTCCTGCGCCGCAAGCTGAAGTTCCTGGCCGTGGCCGACTTCTTGCCGGTGGCCAACGATGCCCTCCAACGCGCCTTCGGCGGCACCGGTGGTGCGGCAGGTGGCGGGGCCGCAGGCGGTGGCGGCGGAGTGGGTGGCCGCTCGACCGGCGCGAATGCCGGTGGAGGCTCTCGCACGACGGGTAGCAGCAGGTCCGGACGCTCCGGTACCTCTGCCTCGAATGGTAGTAGCTTCGGCGGTGGCGGCAGCAGCGGTAGCAGCTTTGGCGGCGGATCCAGCGGTGGCGGCGGCGCCAGCGGTGGCGGCACCTTGGGTGAACCGGATGTGAATAGCGCTCCCGAGTCGCTTTTGGTCGGCCGCACCTTGCTGGTGGCCGATAACATTACGAACTCGATCGTGGTCCAAGGTCCGCCAGCCAGCTTGGAAATCGTGACCAAGCTCTTGGATGAGATCGATGTGAAGGCGGAGCAGGTCATGATCTCCTGTGTCTTCGGCCAGCTTTCGCTCGGCGATGATCTCAGCTACGGCATCGATTATCTGCGCACCCTCGACATTCGCGGGGACAATGCGATCGGCGGCCGCGGTGGCAGTGGTGATCTTCCGGATCTGCCGCTTGATGGTACCGATTTTGATCCGGGTTCGCTCGCGGCCGGCACCGGTCTCGGGATCTACGGCAAGATCGGCGAGCACATGAACCTTTACCTGAAGGCTCTGCAAGCTACCGACCGCTTCAACGTGATTTCCCGCCCGACCGTCTTCATGGCGAACAACCAGAAGGGCACGATCTCCAGCGGTCAGCGTATCGCCGTTCCGACCAATAGCTTCAACAGTGGCACCACCGGCCAGAGCACCAACATCGAATACCGCGACGTGGTGCTGACCCTCGAGGTCATCCCGCTGGTGAATTCCCAAGACGAAGTGACGCTTCAGATCTACCTGCTGAACGACGAAGTGCTTGGCAATCAGGTCATCGAAGGGGTCGGCACCGTGCCGACCATCGCGACCCGCGAGCTGGTGACCACGGTGACCGTACCGAACAACGAGACCATCGTGCTCGGCGGCCTGATCACCACCCGCGACCGCAAGGAGCGTTCCGGCATCCCGATCCTCAGCCAGATCCCGTGGCTCGGCGGCTTCTTCAGCACCACCACCGACAATGACGAGCGCGAGGAATTGCTGATCTTCATCCAGCCGAAGATCATCAACGACGGAAACAGCCTCTACGATGCCCAGGTCGAAATCGACCAGCGCTACAAGATTGACGACGAAAACCGTGAATTTATCGATGGCCCGGGCGTCCTGCCTGCCAAGGAATCGAGGGAAACCATCGTCGAAACAAAGAAGGGCGGCTCGGCCGACATGATTCCTGAGAGCGAGGGCGGCGCCCGCCGCGCCAGCTCCCGCCCGAAGGGGTTTTTCAAGAACCGCTAA